A single window of Theropithecus gelada isolate Dixy chromosome 9, Tgel_1.0, whole genome shotgun sequence DNA harbors:
- the GJD4 gene encoding gap junction delta-4 protein yields the protein MEGVDLLGFLIITLNCNVTMVGKLWFVLTMLLRMLVIVLAGRPVYQDEQERFVCNTLQPGCANVCYDVFSPVSHLRFWLIQGVCVLLPSAVFSVYVLHRGATLAALGPRRCPEPRDTACGQRRCPGSCRERGGLEVPDFSAGYIIHLLLRTLLEAAFGALNYLLFGFLAPNKFPCTRPPCTGVVDCYVSRPTEKSLLMLFLWAVSALSFLLGLADLVCSLRRRMRRRPGPPTSPSIRKQSGALGHPEGRPTDKEGGREQEGAPAPPVARAGGEGAGSPRVTSRVSGHTKIPDEDESEVTSSASEKLGRQPRGRPYREAAQDPRGSGSEEQPSAAPSHLAAHPSCSRLQPPDPPASSLGAPHLRARKSEWV from the exons ATGGAAGGCGTGGACTTGCTAGGGTTTCTCATCATCACACTAAATTGCAACGTGACCATGGTGG GAAAGCTCTGGTTCGTCCTCACCATGCTGCTACGGATGCTGGTGATCGTCTTGGCGGGGCGCCCCGTCTACCAGGACGAGCAGGAGAGATTTGTCTGTAACACGCTGCAGCCGGGATGCGCCAACGTTTGCTATGACGTCTTCTCCCCCGTGTCTCACCTGCGGTTCTGGCTGATCCAGGGCGTGTGCGTCCTCCTCCCCTCCGCTGTCTTCAGCGTCTATGTCCTGCACCGAGGAGCCACGCTAGCCGCGCTAGGCCCCCGCCGCTGCCCCGAACCCCGGGACACGGCCTGCGGGCAAAGACGCTGCCCGGGGTCCTGCAGGGAGCGCGGCGGCCTCGAGGTGCCCGACTTCTCGGCCGGCTACATCATCCACCTCCTCCTCCGGACCCTGCTGGAGGCAGCCTTCGGGGCCTTGAACTACCTTCTCTTTGGGTTCCTGGCCCCAAATAAGTTCCCTTGCACGCGTCCTCCGTGCACGGGCGTGGTGGACTGCTACGTGTCGCGGCCCACGGAGAAGTCCCTGCTGATGCTGTTCCTCTGGGCGGTCAGCGCACTGTCTTTCCTGCTGGGCCTCGCGGACCTGGTCTGCAGCCTGCGGCGGCGGATGCGCAGGAGGCCCGGACCCCCGACGAGCCCCTCCATCCGGAAGCAGAGCGGAGCCCTTGGCCACCCCGAGGGACGCCCGACGGACAAGGAGGGTGGGCGGGAGCAAGAGGGGGCGCCTGCGCCCCCGGTTGCACGCGCCGGAGGGGAGGGGGCCGGCAGCCCCAGGGTTACATCCAGGGTGTCAGGGCACACGAAGATTCCGGATGAGGATGAGAGTGAGGTGACATCCTCTGCCAGCGAAAAGTTGGGCAGGCAGCCCCGGGGCAGGCCCTACCGAGAGGCCGCGCAGGACCCGAGGGGCTCAGGATCCGAGGAGCAGCCCTCAGCAGCCCCCAGCCACCTAGCGGCGCACCCTTCCTGCAGCCGCCTGCAGCCCCCTGACCCGCCTGCCAGCTCCCTCGGTGCTCCCCACCTGAGAGCCAGGAAGTCTGAGTGGGTGTGA